The uncultured Fibrobacter sp. genome segment CATGATGTTGAAGTCACCTTCAGAACCGTCCTTAGCCTGGACCTTGAACTTGAGGGCAACGAGCTGGGTAGCGGCGGTAGGACCATCGATCTTGTCGCCCTTGCCCCAACCAGCCTGAGCAAAGTCTTCCCACGGAATGTCCTTCATGGTACCATCGCTGCTCTTCGGCAGCTTGACAACCGGGTTATCGTATTCGAGAGCCTTGTCGACAGCGTCGCCAAGACCAAGTTCGAGCACCGGAGCCAGCGTGGAAGAATAGGCGATACAGACGCCACCCCAAGCGGAAGCATTACCGGCCGCCGGAGTTCTGTCGGAAGCAGAAGATTCACCGACGATGTTGAAGCCGATACCGACGAACGGATCGTACTTCAAGGCAGCACCGGAAAGAACAATGTGGCCGCAAATACCGTGGCAGTATTCAACGATCGGCTGCAGGGAGTTCGTGTCGTATTCGGTACCCTTCTGGACAGGCCACACGACCTTGGAAAGGCCCTGGTCAGCGGAGTCGTTGTAATCGAACCAATAGCCACCCGTTTCGGTGCTGTTGTCAAGTTCCGTATTAACCTTTTCAGTGTCACCTTCCCACTTAACGAAGCCGAATGCAGCAGTCGAAGCAAGAGCTATTGCTGTTAGAAGTTGTATTTTCTTATTCATAATTCTCTCTCTTTGTTAAAAGTGATAGCCCCGCTATGGGGCCAGTTTTGGCGCTAATATATTCTATTTAAATAAAAAAAGCACTAAAAATCCGTTTTTTTAGCAAATATTTACAATTCTGCCTGATTTTCGGCCATTTTGTAATTTGGAACACTTTTTTTTGTCAAAAAGAAAACGACCCCCACCAACGACAATGTGCGGGAAATCACCTCGTCACAAAAATAACATATTTTATGGGTCTCCACTAGCGCCGAAGCGGGCAAACGAATCTATTTTCATAGCTGGTGGTTACGGGTAAATCGGTTAAAACGTTTACGACCGTAACCATTTTTTTTCTAATATAGGGTATGCGATTGGGCTCAGGTAACGTTATTTTGAAATAGCAAAACAGGAATAAAACTATGAATATAAAAAACGTCCTTCTATGTCTGGCGATGTTTATCACGACGCCCGTTCTTGCGGGTGCGCTAGATGCTTCGCCCAAACGCGTAGGCCCCGTATCTTATTATGGAGCCCTCCATACTAGCGGGAACAAGATCATAGGCGCAAAGAACAACGAGCAGGCAATGCTCCGCGGCATGAGCCTATTCTGGTCCGACGGTACCGGCCAGCCCTACTACAACAAGAACGTTGTCGCCTGGGCCGCAGAAAACCTCAAAATCGACGTTATCCGTTTTGCCCTCGGCATCCAGTACTACGATAGCGACGGAGGCACAAAGAACCCCC includes the following:
- a CDS encoding T9SS type A sorting domain-containing protein — protein: MNKKIQLLTAIALASTAAFGFVKWEGDTEKVNTELDNSTETGGYWFDYNDSADQGLSKVVWPVQKGTEYDTNSLQPIVEYCHGICGHIVLSGAALKYDPFVGIGFNIVGESSASDRTPAAGNASAWGGVCIAYSSTLAPVLELGLGDAVDKALEYDNPVVKLPKSSDGTMKDIPWEDFAQAGWGKGDKIDGPTAATQLVALKFKVQAKDGSEGDFNIMQIGPLGSGCTPSAIKSFRAASAGVKALVSGRTLSFSGISSDASVEVINLQGRVVVKGMVKGASSLDLSSIDAGVYMVRVSGKAVDFSNKIVLK